A stretch of the Phyllopteryx taeniolatus isolate TA_2022b chromosome 5, UOR_Ptae_1.2, whole genome shotgun sequence genome encodes the following:
- the LOC133478681 gene encoding 5-hydroxyisourate hydrolase-like isoform X3, which yields MTSARSPLTTLVLNTSDGVPAARVSLSLHRLDSELKLWNMLNVGTTDEDGRCPGLISREAFVPGMYKLRFETGSYWASLERHSFYPYAEVVFTITDSTQTIHLPLLMSRFSYSTYVGS from the exons ATGACCTCTGCGCGCAGCCCGCTGACCACGCTTGTGCTCAACACCAGCGACGGCGTTCCCGCCGCTCGCGTGTCCCTCAGCCTGCATCGACTCGACTCGGAGCTCAAGCTGTGGAACATGCTCAACGTCGG GACGACGGATGAAGACGGCCGCTGCCCGGGACTCATCAGCCGGGAAGCGTTCGTCCCGGGAATGTACAAGTTGCGCTTTGAGACCGGCTCGTACTGGGCCAGCCTGGAACGCCACTCCTTCTATCCCTACGCCGAG GTGGTGTTCACCATCACGGATTCGACGCAAACGATTCACCTGCCGCTGCtcatgagccgcttctcctacaGCACGTACGTGGGaagctga